The Rhinolophus ferrumequinum isolate MPI-CBG mRhiFer1 chromosome 21, mRhiFer1_v1.p, whole genome shotgun sequence region GCTGGTACAAGGGGAGGGTGTGCGGCTCACCTGGGAACACAGACACCGTAACCTGGAACATGGGGTCGTGACTGAATGGCGAAAGGATCCCACACTTGTACGTGCCTTCATCTTCCTCTGTGAGGCTGTCCAAGGTCACCGTGAAGGTGAGGTTTGCTGGATAGTCCCTGATGGACACACGACCGctcctcacttctctctctgaAAATGTCGTCTGCACAATCTTCTTCCTCAGTGGCAAGCACGGGTAGTCGCACCAAAATTTGATATAGTTTCTGTATTCCTCCTCGTACCGACACTGCACGCTCAGGGATCCCCCCACAGTGCCCGTCACGGTGTGGGGGCCACTCAGAGACAAAGAGCCTGGAAGACACAGCCACGTCCCGGCTCCTCACCAGATGGGCCAGGGTCGGGGTGCTCTGGGGTGCGGGTCCCTCAAGGGCCCTCAGGGGCTAGAGGCCATGTCAGGGATAGGTCTTCCCTCAGACCAGGCAACGGGATGAGGGGGAGTAGCTTCCTCTTCACAAGGCACAGGGAGAGGGTGTTCATGAAGACAAGAGGGGGCCTGATGGGAAAAAactgtgtgcaagtgtgtgtgtgtgtgtgtatatgatgcACCAAGACCTCATCTCTGACTGTGACAATTAGGTGACAATCACAGCTTCCCTCCCCCACAACCCTACTCTGTCCGGTGCAGTGGACGATACCTTCGTTATGCACCGAATCCACCTGGACGCTGCTGAGGCAGGTTCTGACCGCCCCTGGAagcttccctgcctcccctcccccttcctaaGTCCTCCCTCCCTCGTTCCTCTGGACAATCCTAACTCCtcatcccacctccaccccaggcccttcctctctcccacgCCCAGAGATCCCCACCCTTGCCTGCTCGCTCACCTTGGACCTGGAGAAGGAGCAGGGCTGAAGGCAGCCATTCTGCCCCAAACCTCAGGGTCATTTCCCCAGCACAGATGTCACCTGCAGCAGCACCAGGCCCAGGAGGTGGATAAGACCGAGCCTCCTCACAGAGGGCCTGATGTCGTGTCCCTACTTCTGCTTTTCTGGGCCCCTCTGCTTCCTAGTCTAGCATGGTTTTGAGTCCGATGCTGGAGCTGGTCAGGGTGCAGGAAGCCTAGGGAGAGAAGCTGTACGGGCTTGTGCAGACCCCTGGCTCTTGGTGCCCTGGGCTTCTCTGAGTCCCAATGACTGGACAAGACCAAGGTCCTTCCTGATGGCCCGCAGCTGCTCTTCTCACTGCGTCACACACGAGAGCCACGCTGGGACATTTCCTCCTCAGTGGGGCGTTCCCTCCTCTGTGTCATGTCACTTCCTGTGGTCAGTATGGTCCTGGGGATGAAGGCCAGACCTTTTCATCCTCTCTGGCCTTGGTCGTGACCACAGAGATGTCATGACCCCCCAACCTTCATCCCTAGGTATCCATGGAGAGCTCTGCCCCTGTGGGACCCCAACTCTTCTTCCCACACAGGTTGGCACTGTGACCTCAGATGCCTTCAATGGTCCCATCTTGGTTCTAGGTCCCATCCAGGGGACAAACTCCTCAGGctgcctcttccctccttctgtatCTTCCTGTTCCCCAGACAGAGGTGGAGCCGCTGTCACCAACCCTCTGAGTACTTCACTTCTTACTCTTTCTTCTTCAAAGTCAAGTCCACTGTGAGATCAGGACAGAGGACAGTTCGGAGGTGTGAAGACGCTGTATGGGAAGTTGGGGAGCCTGTACAGCTGAGACTGAGACTTTCCTCTCCATCCAATGGCACAGAGCCGGGCTGTGTGACAAGAGGGCAGTCTCTCCTGGAGTGAGTGATCCTAATACATTTTATGACCTATCCCGAGAAGTCATATACCATTGCTTCTACCATATCTATGGATTACACAGACCTACTCTGATATAATGTGTGCAGGGCTCACAAAAAAGCTTGAATATCTGGTCTGGAGGTGACAGCAAAATATTCACTTCCTAAAATTTCCCTGAGCTGTATATTTATGATATGTATACCTCTCTGTTTGTATCTTATATTTCaatagaagaatttaaaaaccaaaacatgaAATTACACCTCTGAAAGTGTGCTTGATTtgcggggggtgggagggattaTTATTTATGGTCTGTTTTCAAGTAGTAAAAAGCTTATATATATTAATCTCTCCTCCTCCCAACGACCTCGCCTACAGGTCAGAGAGTAAACAACCTGACCATAAGGATATTAcaagtcaggggtgtccaaactgcggcccgcgggccaactgtggcactcaatccatttttaattggcccgcagcaaattccaaaactatatttagtttacttaaataaaccaggtgaggcaatacgtacttcacctcgagtgagtggcccggctgtgtgtgtattttaccgcatatggcccgtggtgaaaaccgttgaaaacagtttggacacccctgttataAGTGATGGTGGCGGGATCTGAACCCACAGTTCTCTGGCATGACACCCAAGTGTCTTCCCGCCATACCATGACTCTGAAGGGCAGAGAGTGGCCCATGGCCAGGAAAATGGCGAAACGCAATCTTCAGACCCAGGAAACAGAATGACAGGGTATGTTAGGCAGCTGGTGACATGGTAACCCAGACTGAGAAACTTGACAGGAAGTCAGTGTTTCCTAAGTCCTCTTCACTCAccactttctctcccttctctctacaTCCCCACTGcatctttgttttcagaaaacactTCTTGAACTAAACACAGTTTCTGCCAGCTCCTGGCTGGGCTAATTAGTTGGAAGATCTAACAGCTGGACAGAGCAAATGCAACAGCATTTGGGAATATGCCGTTGGCTTTAGATTTGAGTACATGCTGTGCCGATCAACTGTATGTGTCAGTCAGCTTGATTGGCAGTGGGGCCCTGATGAACCGTTGTTTgggggtgtgtctgtgaggatgtctCTGGATGAGATTCGCCTTTGAATCAGTGGGCTCAGTAGAGTAGGTTGCCCTCCCCACGGTGTGGGTTGGTGTCCTCCAATTCATTAAAGGCCTGAATAGAATgacaggcagagaaggaggaatTCACCCCTTCCTGCCTGATTGCTTCAGCTAAGACATCAATCTTTTCCTGCTCTTGGCACTCCTGGTTCTCAGACCTTCAAAGCTGGACTGAATTACACAACCAGCTTTCTGGGGTTTCCGGTTTGCAGACAGTAGAGGGTGGTGCTGCTCAGCCTCCATAACcgcgtgagccaattccttataatttatatatacagcatatataaattagatatgatccctctataaGTTCTATATATAAATTGTAAGGAACTGGCTCATGCAATATGCGTGTGTGCGTatattgcttctgtttttctagaGAACCTGACAGACAGGCGTATGCACTTGACCCCGTGGGAATTGACGGCTTCCACTCTCAAGCCTCACTCAGGATGTTGAGGTGACGACTCAACACAGTGAGACCCAAAACCTCACCAGCTCGGCCCTCCTCTCACCCGCACAGTGACCTTCCCACCACCGTTTCCCAGACTTGATAAAATATTTGTGCTTCAAGGGGCTGCTAtagagaaacagagtagaaaagccTAAGAAATCAACAAGCTGAGCATTAAATAGCATGGGAACCATCCACAGAGTGAATCGGGTCTCTCTTTGGCAAGATACAAGATgattaagcaaagaaaaagtgaaagccAAGTGTTATTGTCTCTCCTTGGGCTGGAATCAGAAGTATCTGCTTTGTTCCTCTCTGGCCTTCAGGGTCTCCTGAGTTACAGAGAGGCCAGGgccactttaatttttttaagatctCAGCATCTTGAAAAAAGAGAGATGTCAAAATTGGgttaaaaattgtggtatattttaaatgtgtcaaGTTCACAAATAAGCTATTTGATACAAACGGTCATAAAGTAGAATTAATTGGGCTATAAAAAACTATGATTATTGCATTGAAAATTTCACTTCCTGGTGGTTGGTGGGAATAAAACACGTCGATAAATACGTAGCATAAACATTTCTGTTAACGCAGCCCCGTGGACCTTATCATATAGATAATTCAatttagagataattttaaaGACTGATTTTGAGGCCGTTCATGGGATGCTAGGCCAGGGCCCAAGTGCAGACTCTCCCAGGACACTGCCACACGGacccccccagccctccccacttccttccccGCTCTCTCAGCCCCTGCCCCTCCGTCTCAGTGTTTTCCATCCCCACAGCTGCCCTTCCTCAACCTTTCCCGCCACTGATTCTACTCAGTCCTTCAAAAACTGCTCCCTTTTTCATGGGTAAGAAGAAGCATCAATCGCTGTCGCCACACGAGGTTCCAAGCCTCTGACCATGTTCCCTGCGAACGCTGGGTCTCTCTACCTCTCCCGGGGCGTAAGGAATCCAAAGGACCCGAGTGAGCGCTGCTTCTCCATAAAGCCGAGGGCTTGGACCGGGGCCAGATGTGTCTTAATCCTCCCTGCCTGGCTCTAGTCCCTCCCTGGGCCCAGACTTTAGGGCCTCAGTCTACTCCAGTCTGAACTGCCCACTGGGCTCCAGAGCCCTGCGTGTACCCTGAGCTCTGGACCCTGGTCCCCTGAAGGTCTGAGCACACATCAGGTCGGCCCCAAGGCAGACAAGGTGATCCCTGCTGAGACAGATAGCCCAGGCTGAGAGCAGGACGGGGGCTGAGGGACTGGGCCAGGCTATGGGACTCAGCCTGGAGGACAGGCCAGCAGGGTACGATGGGTTTGGCTCCAATGCTTGGTCAGAGTCAGGATATTGGAAGCAGGCGGGAGGGACCCAGCAGCTGAGAAGCAATCCTGCTAGACAAGGATTATTTCCAAGTCCTTCAAGGGGTCAGTAGTAAAGCTTTGCAAATGGTCACTAGTGCCATCTATTGGTGGCTTGCAGAACTGCCACAAGCGTGCTCTGGCTGTTACCTTCCTTCTTACCCATGAAATAGAAATGCTTCTGTGGActgcgcagtggtcaggcatctacgccgtccatgaagtggtccccctaataagacaagtgcccacctgacaccctccaaaatcttgacaacattactgattgtattccccatactgtctttcatatccccgtggctttgttgtgctttttaatcccctcacctccctcatCCCCATGTGCTTGAGTATCCGGCTTTGACATTGCACTCCTCCAGTTCCCTCCAGACAGGGGCTGGACCTGGAGGAAAAGCTCCAGCCCCTTGAAAAAAAGATCTTTGGTCTTGAGTGTGATAGACTTGTGCTCAGGTCTGGATTTCTAAGATGTTTTCAATatgaaaaatcacagaaagagaaataggGCAGATCCTCAAAGACTGTATCCTCCAAGGAGGAGGCATAGGAATGCTGGATGCAGAGATTTGGGGGCACTGAGGTATGCAGGAGGGGAGACTCTGGGGACCCACACATGCCCAGCTGGCTTGGCTGAGTGAATAGTTTTGGGTGTTAACAGTCCAGCTAGGACCTCTCGGGCTGTTGGTTTGCGTCCTGTCTAAGGCTGATTCTGGAGCTGGGGCAGTGCTGAGCCTGCAGGTGACTTCAGAGGACCTGGGTACAGAATTGAGAAGGCACAGATGGGACAGtgggctcccctccccttctGCTCGTCCTCCTGCTCCTGTTCTCCAATTACCCCAAACAATCCCAAAGCTTTCTGACTGACATGTGGCGTGGACATGAGAGAAGGGTCTCAGCAAGGGAAATTGCATCTCTACCCAAGCTTCCATCTCTGTGGACTCACCCTGTGGCCACATCCCAGATCCGTGAGTGTATCACCAGGACACATAGTCTTAAGAGCAGACAGAACCCTCCCATTGGCCCAATAACCTATGGAATAAAAGCTATAATGGTAAAAAAAAGAGTCCTGACACTGTGCTCCTCTCATCAAGATGGGGAGTTACGAGCAAAACCTTATTCTGAGTGCAGTGCCCCCAATCCAACATCTAAGGGTGCAGGAGTGGTCAGCTCCCATCGTAGCTCTACTAACGAACCTCTATTAATTATTGTTACTATCAGTTATTACTCTACTATTAATCacgtgtttttaaaaataattaaattaattaaatgctaCTCCCACCACCCCCACGCCACTGAAATCCTACCTTCCCTCCTCATCATTCTCCAATATTACCTTTTCCTAGTCCAGCCAATCTGACATAATGCTTTCCATCACGAAGCATCTTGCCTATGGCTCTCCTACGGCACATACCTGTCCTGCCTGTACGGTGCTAACTTGGgagtttatcttttttaataaagTGCAACATTAGCTCCTCTATTGGCAGCATTGTGTTTCTATATCCGGGGTTTGTCTtattaatatgattaatatgTGCTTCGTCAGATTGAATTTCTCCTTCAGCATGAGTCTGGGGCCAGCCCCAGCTCTCCTGGAGATGCCACGGATGATTTGCCTTTGTGCGATGCATACCAGGGCTCAGGTTTTGAACAGGGCAGCCCTGCCCGATCTCTGAGCACTCAGGGGAGCTCTCAGAGGGGGGCTGGGCTAGATGCAGGGAGTGAGTGGAGATGGGGATGCTTGTTTGCGACAGACTGTGCAATCCTCCCTACAAACTTCTTCCCGTGGCCTCTTGAGGTGGAGAACCAGGGCCCACGTATTAGGACaaagggcggggggggggcatgCCCTCACGGGTGTTCAAAGGGAAACATTCCACATAGAACCAAGGGCTTGGGGATGGGGAAAATGGGTGACGCTGAACAGagggtacagactttcagttaGAAGATGAATGCATCGAGGATCTGACGTATATCGTGGTGACCATACTTAATAATATTagtgtatacttgaaatttgctaagaggggattgcattaaatttgtatattgctttgggtaatatggccattttaactatgttgattcttccactccatgagctcggaatgtctttccatttctttgtgtcttcttcagtttcttttgaaaatgtcttacagttttcaggatataggtctttcacatccttcatTAAGTTTATtaccaggtattttattctttttgctgcaactgcaaaaggaatttttttctttttctgagatttcatggttagtatataggaatgcaatggacttttgtacgttgattttgtagccggcaactttaccgtattcgtggattatttctaatagctttttggtggagtcttttgagttttctatatatagcatcatgtcatctgcaaagagtgacaatttaacttcttcattcccaacttggatgccttttatttctttctcttgcctgattgctctgctgaggacttc contains the following coding sequences:
- the CD300C gene encoding CMRF35-like molecule 6; this translates as MTLRFGAEWLPSALLLLQVQGSLSLSGPHTVTGTVGGSLSVQCRYEEEYRNYIKFWCDYPCLPLRKKIVQTTFSEREVRSGRVSIRDYPANLTFTVTLDSLTEEDEGTYKCGILSPFSHDPMFQVTVSVFPDPQTPCPTEIPSPKVFTSNLGPPSSLPVTTWPSMTRQETPDPSQHPRSFLSNVRFLLLVFLELPLLLSMVSAVLWVNRPQKSSGRRCNQPDYEKQ